The Terriglobus tenax genome contains a region encoding:
- a CDS encoding DUF5060 domain-containing protein, whose product MDRRELLKGSAAAVASILSPVGAEAAVKSVATAGKVERWGVFELELNGPSHGNPFVDVTLTAHFTQEHRTVAVKGFYDGDGLYRVRFMPDAEGVWSYTTASSAAELNGKTGHFACAPASEGNRGPVTTANRFHFIYADGSPYSPFGTTTYSYLFATDTNAAVSLEGMRGYFNKSRVCVLPKPLGNNGPELLPFPRSGEGKDATNDYTHFNPAYFRLVEKRILELQGAGIEADCILFHPYDAWGYKAMPNGADDFYLRYVVARFAAYRNVWWSIANEYDLVKTKSMPDWDRYFRIVQAEDPYGHLRSIHHSQVIYDHSRPWCTHASLQSWDFEKSAARREAWNKPIVYDEIQYEGDVDRRWGNLAAEEMVRRFWLATVRGSYASHGEVFRAEETGPHAHEPSWSDAGRLRGDSAAKIRFLHEVIAKYARTGLNEFENSYYLSAGKEGELYLWYFDYHRPSRYDFPLPNTAIFEAVLLDPWERKETKLQGSFTGKSRVDLPGKPYQAILFRKTAEVKGKPTGQVAGPEVMD is encoded by the coding sequence ATGGATCGTCGAGAGCTTCTGAAGGGCAGTGCCGCTGCCGTTGCTTCCATCCTGTCGCCTGTTGGAGCCGAGGCTGCGGTGAAGTCCGTTGCAACTGCCGGTAAGGTCGAGCGATGGGGCGTGTTCGAACTGGAGCTGAACGGACCGTCCCATGGAAATCCGTTTGTGGACGTAACACTGACGGCGCACTTTACTCAGGAGCATCGTACGGTTGCGGTGAAGGGTTTCTACGATGGCGATGGTCTCTATCGCGTGCGCTTTATGCCGGATGCGGAAGGGGTGTGGAGCTACACAACGGCCAGCTCTGCAGCAGAGCTGAACGGTAAGACAGGTCACTTTGCCTGCGCCCCGGCAAGCGAAGGCAACCGCGGGCCGGTAACGACCGCCAACCGTTTCCATTTCATTTATGCGGATGGATCGCCATACTCTCCCTTTGGTACGACGACCTACTCCTATTTGTTTGCGACCGACACGAATGCCGCTGTATCGCTGGAAGGGATGAGGGGCTATTTCAACAAGAGCCGTGTGTGCGTGCTGCCGAAGCCGCTGGGCAATAACGGTCCGGAGCTGTTGCCGTTTCCGCGCTCGGGGGAGGGGAAAGATGCAACGAACGACTACACCCATTTCAATCCTGCTTACTTCCGTCTGGTTGAGAAACGCATTCTGGAACTGCAGGGAGCTGGTATTGAGGCGGACTGTATCCTCTTCCATCCTTATGATGCGTGGGGCTATAAGGCCATGCCGAATGGTGCGGATGACTTCTATTTGCGCTACGTGGTCGCACGCTTTGCCGCATACCGGAATGTGTGGTGGTCTATTGCCAACGAGTATGACCTGGTGAAGACCAAGTCGATGCCCGATTGGGACCGCTACTTTCGCATTGTGCAGGCGGAAGACCCGTACGGCCATCTGCGGTCGATCCATCACTCGCAGGTCATCTATGACCATTCGCGGCCGTGGTGCACGCATGCCAGTCTTCAGAGCTGGGACTTCGAGAAGTCCGCCGCGCGTCGCGAGGCATGGAACAAGCCGATTGTGTATGACGAGATTCAGTACGAGGGTGATGTTGACCGGCGCTGGGGCAATCTGGCGGCGGAAGAGATGGTGCGCCGCTTTTGGCTGGCCACGGTGCGCGGCAGCTATGCCTCCCATGGCGAGGTGTTTCGTGCAGAAGAGACGGGGCCGCATGCGCATGAGCCGTCGTGGTCCGATGCCGGCCGCTTGCGCGGAGACTCGGCGGCAAAGATCCGCTTCCTGCACGAGGTGATAGCGAAGTACGCCAGGACCGGCCTCAACGAATTTGAGAACTCGTATTATCTTTCCGCCGGGAAAGAGGGCGAGCTGTACCTTTGGTACTTCGACTACCACCGGCCATCGCGGTATGACTTTCCTTTGCCCAACACGGCGATCTTCGAGGCGGTGCTGCTTGATCCCTGGGAGAGGAAAGAGACGAAGCTGCAGGGAAGCTTCACCGGAAAGTCGCGCGTCGATCTGCCGGGGAAGCCCTATCAGGCAATTCTTTTCCGCAAGACGGCGGAGGTGAAGGGCAAGCCGACCGGGCAGGTCGCAGGACCTGAGGTTATGGATTAG
- a CDS encoding TolC family protein, with protein MNPPDPHVTLADAIQRARANEPVFAAAAAQQRIAGIDSYLAKAALLPSVTYHNQMLYTQPNGQTNQGGQAGTQASPIFIANNSIHEYTSQAVINETVGLKQIADARVASANAARATAEAEVARRGLVSTVVMLYYSVASSESKQRLLTEALAEAQEFTNLTQKREAVREVARADVVKAQLQQQQKQRDLSDATVTAQRARLELGVLLFPDPRTAYATDAPGAPPILPTKDEVEKLASTSNPEIRSALADLRAANAGVASARAAYMPDLGLNFTYGIDAPQFAKRGPENVKNLGYSISGTLDIPVWDWFSTQKRVKQSEIKRDVSKVSLTAAQRRLIATLEESYTEAAASRNQLDLLEQSVRTAAESLRLTKLRYTAGESTALEVVDAQNAYLSAATAQADGVVRYETALAALQILTGAL; from the coding sequence GTGAACCCTCCGGATCCTCATGTGACGCTTGCGGATGCGATCCAGCGAGCACGGGCCAACGAACCGGTATTCGCCGCCGCGGCAGCGCAGCAACGAATCGCAGGCATTGACAGCTATCTGGCAAAAGCGGCGTTGCTGCCGTCTGTGACTTATCACAACCAGATGCTATATACGCAGCCAAATGGGCAGACCAACCAGGGTGGGCAGGCTGGAACGCAGGCGTCTCCGATCTTCATCGCAAACAATTCGATCCACGAATACACCAGCCAGGCTGTCATCAACGAAACGGTCGGCCTGAAGCAGATTGCAGATGCGCGGGTTGCATCGGCAAATGCTGCACGCGCTACGGCCGAGGCTGAAGTTGCACGCCGCGGATTGGTTTCCACGGTCGTCATGCTCTACTACTCGGTCGCTTCTTCTGAAAGCAAGCAGCGCCTGCTTACGGAAGCACTGGCCGAAGCACAGGAGTTCACCAACCTGACGCAGAAACGCGAGGCCGTACGGGAAGTGGCGCGCGCCGACGTTGTCAAAGCTCAACTGCAGCAGCAGCAGAAGCAGCGAGATTTGAGCGACGCGACGGTAACCGCACAGCGGGCACGCCTGGAACTGGGTGTTCTTCTTTTCCCGGACCCGCGAACAGCGTATGCGACAGACGCACCGGGGGCTCCCCCCATATTGCCGACAAAGGATGAGGTTGAAAAGCTGGCGTCAACCAGCAATCCGGAGATACGGAGCGCACTCGCCGATCTGCGAGCCGCCAATGCAGGCGTCGCCTCAGCCCGCGCGGCCTATATGCCGGACCTCGGTCTCAATTTCACATACGGCATTGACGCACCGCAGTTTGCAAAGCGCGGTCCTGAAAACGTTAAAAACCTTGGTTATTCCATCAGTGGAACGCTCGATATTCCTGTGTGGGACTGGTTCTCCACCCAGAAACGCGTGAAGCAGAGCGAGATCAAAAGAGACGTATCGAAGGTGTCCCTGACAGCAGCGCAGAGACGCCTGATCGCCACTCTCGAGGAAAGCTACACCGAGGCAGCCGCATCAAGAAACCAGCTTGACCTGTTAGAGCAGAGCGTGCGCACTGCGGCCGAAAGTCTTCGCCTTACCAAGCTTCGGTATACGGCCGGGGAGTCCACCGCCCTGGAAGTGGTAGACGCGCAGAACGCTTATCTTTCAGCAGCGACGGCACAAGCCGACGGCGTAGTCCGTTATGAAACCGCTTTAGCAGCCTTGCAAATTCTGACGGGAGCCCTGTGA
- a CDS encoding efflux RND transporter periplasmic adaptor subunit, with product MGEIAEHISADATLSPLAQAAISPKITAPVRKFYVQRGSKVKEGQLLAVLENSDLAAQALDNKGQYTAAQAGYEMQTKAQVPEDYNKAQLDVAQAQAQLRLQQEIVAARKKLLEEGAIAGRDYDTAVAALAQVQSAYDIALNHFNSLQRISRSATLQQAEGQLSSAKGKYLAAEAQVSYSAIHSPISGIVTDRPLFAGETANSGSTLITVMDTSSLLAKVHLSQTVAQRLSLGDEAQVKMQGVDEPIPAKVSLISPALDPGSTTVEVWLRVENAAGKYKAGTPVRTSITGRTVLKAVKVPQTAILTAQDGTKSVMVIASDGTARKTAVQLGITDGQDVQITTGLKGSEMVITTGAYGLDEGTKVQIGKPDAGGEK from the coding sequence GTGGGAGAGATCGCAGAGCATATTTCGGCCGATGCAACGTTGTCACCGCTTGCGCAGGCGGCTATCTCCCCAAAGATCACAGCGCCAGTAAGAAAGTTTTACGTACAGCGCGGATCGAAGGTCAAAGAAGGACAACTTCTGGCCGTTTTGGAAAACAGCGATCTTGCAGCGCAGGCTCTCGATAACAAGGGACAGTACACCGCTGCACAGGCGGGTTACGAAATGCAGACCAAAGCTCAGGTGCCGGAGGACTACAACAAGGCTCAACTTGATGTAGCGCAGGCACAGGCACAACTGCGCTTGCAGCAGGAGATTGTCGCGGCGCGTAAGAAACTGCTGGAGGAAGGCGCCATCGCTGGCAGAGACTACGACACCGCGGTCGCCGCGCTGGCCCAGGTGCAATCAGCCTATGACATCGCGTTGAACCACTTCAACTCCCTGCAGCGGATAAGCCGCAGCGCTACGCTGCAACAGGCAGAGGGGCAACTCTCTTCTGCAAAAGGCAAGTATCTTGCCGCGGAGGCGCAGGTCTCCTACTCGGCGATCCATAGCCCCATCTCGGGTATTGTCACAGACCGGCCTCTCTTCGCCGGGGAGACGGCAAACTCGGGCAGCACGCTCATCACCGTAATGGACACCTCATCCTTGCTGGCGAAGGTGCATCTCTCCCAGACAGTTGCGCAGCGGCTAAGTCTCGGAGACGAAGCGCAGGTCAAAATGCAGGGCGTGGATGAACCCATCCCGGCAAAGGTATCTCTCATCAGCCCGGCACTTGATCCGGGAAGCACAACAGTTGAGGTGTGGCTGCGTGTCGAGAACGCTGCCGGCAAGTACAAGGCTGGTACTCCCGTCCGTACGTCCATCACCGGCAGAACTGTTCTCAAGGCAGTAAAGGTTCCACAAACCGCTATTTTGACCGCGCAGGACGGAACGAAATCGGTCATGGTGATTGCATCGGACGGCACCGCGCGCAAGACAGCCGTACAGCTTGGGATTACCGACGGCCAGGATGTTCAGATCACTACGGGCTTGAAAGGCAGCGAGATGGTGATCACCACCGGCGCCTATGGTCTGGATGAAGGCACCAAGGTGCAGATCGGCAAGCCCGACGCGGGAGGCGAGAAGTGA
- a CDS encoding efflux RND transporter permease subunit: MSSAVPSEQIEKPFWIARFRGPIFFFLIVLSLVGIYASQQVPISVFPDTNFPRVVVGIDNGVMPVEQMQVTITKPVEDAVNAVPGLVTVRSTTSRGSAEVSLFFDWNVDMFRTLQLVDAALGKARQTLPATAVITTNRLTFATFPILGYSLTSDRLSQTQLWELATYQLKPPLNRVAGVSTVTVQGGKVPEFHVVPNMARMQTAGVTIMDLANAIQTSNIIDSPGLYEENHQLILGLVGAQAHDADQLGRLVVKATANGAAVRVADVATVQPGVLPVYTNVTADNHLAVLLNITRQPSSNTVAVADAVAIQMEQLKKTLPEGVQLKPFYDQSELVRESIRSVRDAILIGLVLACLILFVFLGDWTSSLVAGLVIPVTVAITVLFLWIIGESFNLMTLGGLAAAIGLVIDDAIVVVENIVLHRDNGENRGQAARLALKEISVPLVGSTITPVVVFLPLISVTGVTGSFFRALAITMTAALLTSLLLAVTWTPALSLVFLKERTGNPKQHEEHGRFMTWVLAWHEKGLSLALARPFILLGVCAVLVVGTYFGYQSLGSDLLPSMDEGGFILDYIMPAGSSLTETNRVLSHVDQVLHAMPEVESTSLRTGLQMGLAAVTEANRGDFTVKLKAKRSRGIDEIIADARSQLKKTEPELDVEFVQVLQDMINDLSNAPEPIQIKLFANDPALLSELAPRVGDAISKIPGVVSVENGIDNTISGPATNFQVNPTIAGKMGFTPQEVAEDATSMLDGVNIPDPLIANGRPYTVRIRLGDESRRSLDTIQNTVFNSASGKLATLGSLAEVTQLPPQNEIRRENLQLLAVVTAQLEGADLGSAIANVQRTLNGMHLPPTVRVEYGGTYQEQQQSFRQLLQVLIISLALVFGVLLLEFRNFSAPIAILTSSVLSIAGVVLALFVTGTTFNVASFIGLIMVIGIVAKNGILLLDADERYRGDGVSARDAMMHAAQRRLRPILMTATAAICGMLPLAFALGSGSQMLQPLAIAVIGGLVISMVLSLIVTPVVYYLLTSRRPVLAANAE; the protein is encoded by the coding sequence GTGAGCTCTGCCGTTCCATCTGAACAGATCGAAAAGCCCTTCTGGATCGCACGTTTTCGCGGCCCCATCTTCTTTTTCCTCATCGTGCTTTCGCTCGTAGGGATCTATGCTTCGCAGCAGGTTCCCATCTCTGTTTTTCCTGATACCAACTTTCCCCGGGTTGTGGTTGGAATCGATAACGGCGTCATGCCTGTGGAGCAGATGCAGGTAACGATTACGAAACCGGTAGAGGATGCCGTAAACGCCGTGCCCGGCCTGGTGACCGTCCGCTCCACCACCAGCCGTGGATCAGCCGAGGTAAGCCTCTTCTTCGACTGGAACGTCGACATGTTCCGCACTCTCCAGCTCGTCGATGCTGCTTTGGGAAAAGCCCGGCAGACGCTTCCTGCCACGGCAGTCATCACCACGAACCGCCTGACATTTGCGACCTTCCCTATCCTTGGCTACAGCCTCACTTCGGACCGGCTTTCACAAACGCAACTGTGGGAACTCGCAACCTATCAACTGAAGCCACCACTTAACCGTGTCGCCGGTGTAAGCACCGTGACCGTGCAGGGCGGTAAGGTGCCGGAGTTCCACGTCGTGCCGAATATGGCAAGAATGCAGACCGCCGGCGTAACCATCATGGATCTGGCCAACGCCATCCAGACATCCAACATTATTGATTCCCCGGGCCTCTACGAGGAGAACCATCAACTCATCCTGGGACTGGTTGGCGCGCAGGCACATGACGCGGACCAACTCGGCCGCCTGGTCGTAAAAGCCACGGCGAATGGCGCTGCTGTGCGCGTAGCCGATGTAGCGACCGTACAGCCGGGCGTTCTGCCTGTGTATACCAACGTGACCGCCGATAACCATCTTGCGGTGCTGCTGAACATTACCCGCCAGCCGTCAAGCAACACGGTGGCCGTGGCAGATGCAGTAGCAATACAGATGGAACAGCTCAAGAAGACGCTTCCGGAAGGCGTACAGCTCAAGCCCTTCTATGACCAGTCTGAGCTGGTTCGCGAAAGTATCCGCAGCGTTCGAGATGCCATCCTCATCGGGCTTGTGCTCGCGTGCCTCATTCTTTTCGTCTTCCTCGGAGATTGGACCTCCTCCCTGGTAGCAGGTCTGGTCATTCCCGTTACGGTGGCAATCACTGTCCTCTTTCTCTGGATCATTGGGGAAAGCTTCAACCTGATGACCCTCGGCGGATTGGCGGCGGCGATCGGCCTGGTCATCGATGATGCAATCGTCGTTGTTGAAAACATCGTCCTGCATCGCGACAACGGAGAAAACAGGGGCCAAGCGGCACGTCTGGCCCTAAAGGAAATCTCGGTTCCGCTTGTAGGTTCGACGATTACACCTGTCGTTGTTTTTCTGCCGCTTATCTCCGTGACCGGCGTTACGGGAAGCTTCTTTCGGGCACTGGCAATCACCATGACCGCTGCCCTGCTCACCTCGTTGCTTTTGGCGGTCACATGGACACCTGCTCTGAGCCTCGTGTTCCTGAAGGAACGTACCGGCAATCCGAAGCAACACGAAGAGCATGGCCGATTCATGACCTGGGTGCTTGCATGGCATGAGAAGGGACTTTCGTTGGCATTAGCCAGGCCTTTCATCCTTCTTGGAGTCTGCGCGGTCCTTGTTGTTGGCACTTACTTCGGATATCAGTCTCTCGGTTCCGACCTGCTTCCCTCCATGGACGAAGGCGGCTTCATTCTCGACTACATCATGCCGGCCGGCAGTTCACTCACAGAAACCAATCGCGTCCTGTCCCATGTTGATCAGGTTCTTCATGCAATGCCGGAGGTCGAAAGCACCTCACTCCGCACCGGTCTTCAGATGGGACTCGCCGCAGTGACCGAAGCAAATCGCGGCGACTTCACCGTCAAGCTGAAAGCCAAACGCAGCCGCGGAATCGACGAGATCATTGCGGATGCACGCTCCCAGCTCAAAAAGACCGAGCCGGAACTGGATGTTGAATTCGTTCAGGTGCTGCAGGATATGATCAACGATCTTTCCAATGCACCAGAGCCGATCCAGATCAAGCTCTTTGCAAACGATCCGGCTCTGCTCTCGGAACTGGCGCCACGTGTGGGCGATGCGATCAGCAAAATTCCGGGAGTGGTCAGCGTTGAGAACGGTATCGACAACACCATCAGCGGGCCTGCCACAAACTTTCAGGTCAACCCCACGATCGCCGGAAAGATGGGCTTCACTCCACAGGAGGTGGCGGAGGACGCAACGTCCATGCTCGACGGCGTGAACATTCCGGATCCCCTGATCGCCAATGGCAGACCCTATACGGTTCGCATCCGGCTTGGAGATGAATCGAGACGATCTCTGGATACGATCCAGAATACGGTCTTCAACAGCGCCTCAGGCAAACTCGCAACACTGGGGTCATTGGCGGAGGTCACACAACTCCCTCCTCAAAACGAGATTCGCAGGGAAAACCTTCAGTTGCTGGCTGTTGTAACCGCACAACTGGAAGGCGCGGATCTTGGAAGCGCCATTGCGAATGTGCAGAGAACCCTGAATGGAATGCACCTGCCGCCCACAGTTCGCGTGGAATATGGCGGCACCTATCAAGAGCAGCAGCAGTCCTTTCGTCAGTTACTGCAGGTGCTCATCATCTCTCTCGCGCTTGTCTTTGGAGTGCTGTTGCTTGAGTTCCGAAACTTCTCGGCTCCCATTGCAATTCTCACTTCCTCTGTTCTTTCCATCGCAGGCGTGGTGCTCGCCCTGTTTGTAACCGGCACCACATTCAACGTAGCTTCGTTCATCGGCCTGATCATGGTGATCGGCATTGTCGCCAAAAATGGCATTCTGCTGCTTGATGCCGATGAGCGCTATCGCGGCGACGGTGTTTCAGCTCGCGATGCCATGATGCACGCCGCTCAACGGCGTCTCCGGCCCATCCTAATGACAGCAACAGCCGCTATCTGCGGAATGTTACCGTTGGCCTTTGCTCTCGGTTCAGGATCACAGATGCTGCAGCCGCTCGCCATCGCGGTGATTGGAGGACTCGTCATCTCCATGGTCCTGAGCCTGATCGTTACGCCAGTCGTCTACTATCTGCTGACATCCCGAAGGCCAGTGTTAGCGGCAAACGCAGAATAA
- a CDS encoding NCS2 family permease: MRAALERYFQFQELGTSWRTEILAGVTTFVTMAYIIFVNPAILSQTGMPIAAVTIATCLCAAFGSILMGAMARYPLALAPGMGLNAYFTYTVCLKMGVPWQTALGAVFLSGIIFLLLTLGGIRQLLISAIPRELHAAVAGGIGLFIAFIGLRNAGIIVSDPATMVTLGNLRAPQTALSLFGLILIAVLQVLRVRASILIGIVGTMLTGFVFHQVQWHPGHASLAAIRQTAFHLDIAGALKLSGFEIIFVFLFVDLFDNIGTLLAVTQKTGLIPASGVIPRVQRIFFADAISTVAGSLAGTSTVCSYIESSAGVAAGGRSGITAITTGLLFFASIFVAPLVGAIPVSATSPALIIVGALMLGSIGELDWHDPMVSIPAFLTLITIPLTYSIATGLGFGVIAFAALRLFSGKARTSDWLLYLLAAVFLIRFIYLAAGS, translated from the coding sequence ATGCGCGCCGCGCTCGAACGCTACTTTCAGTTTCAGGAGCTGGGCACCAGCTGGCGCACGGAGATTCTGGCCGGTGTGACGACCTTCGTCACCATGGCCTACATCATCTTCGTCAACCCCGCCATCCTGTCGCAGACCGGCATGCCCATCGCCGCTGTCACCATTGCCACCTGCCTGTGCGCAGCCTTCGGCTCCATCCTGATGGGTGCCATGGCACGCTACCCTCTCGCGCTGGCGCCGGGGATGGGCCTGAACGCCTACTTCACCTACACCGTCTGCCTGAAGATGGGGGTGCCATGGCAGACGGCACTTGGCGCGGTCTTTCTCTCCGGCATCATCTTTCTTCTGCTCACGCTGGGCGGCATTCGCCAGTTGCTCATCTCCGCCATACCGCGTGAGCTGCATGCAGCCGTTGCGGGCGGCATCGGCCTGTTCATCGCCTTCATCGGTCTGCGCAATGCGGGCATCATCGTCAGCGATCCAGCCACAATGGTCACACTCGGCAACCTGCGCGCTCCGCAAACGGCGCTCTCGCTCTTCGGCCTTATCCTCATCGCCGTTCTGCAGGTGCTGCGCGTGCGCGCTTCCATCCTGATCGGCATCGTGGGAACCATGCTCACCGGTTTTGTCTTCCACCAGGTACAGTGGCACCCGGGTCATGCCAGTCTGGCCGCCATCCGGCAGACCGCCTTCCATCTCGATATTGCCGGAGCTCTCAAGCTCAGCGGCTTCGAGATCATCTTCGTCTTCCTCTTTGTCGATCTGTTCGACAACATCGGCACGCTTCTGGCGGTCACGCAGAAGACCGGCCTGATTCCCGCTTCCGGCGTCATTCCGCGCGTGCAGCGCATCTTTTTTGCCGACGCCATCTCCACCGTCGCAGGATCGCTGGCCGGAACCTCCACCGTCTGCTCCTATATTGAGTCCAGCGCCGGCGTCGCCGCCGGTGGACGCAGCGGCATCACCGCCATCACGACCGGTCTGCTCTTTTTTGCGTCGATCTTCGTCGCACCGCTTGTCGGAGCCATCCCTGTCTCCGCCACATCGCCCGCGCTCATCATCGTCGGCGCGCTGATGCTTGGCAGCATTGGCGAGTTGGACTGGCACGATCCGATGGTCTCCATCCCGGCATTTCTCACGCTGATCACCATTCCGCTCACCTACTCCATCGCCACCGGATTGGGCTTCGGAGTGATTGCATTTGCAGCACTTCGGTTGTTCAGCGGAAAGGCGCGCACCTCGGATTGGTTACTTTATCTACTTGCAGCCGTCTTTCTGATTAGATTTATTTATCTCGCCGCCGGGTCATGA
- a CDS encoding MBL fold metallo-hydrolase produces the protein MMCFAVVLGLVPVVMAQADDAPKPEFVSSARRLLTAPELKDAPDEWIVRSQQWVDYILKQYPPSVPDAPVRHAALIRMDDILHIESAPHKKVVQQFYQQRMEQAIQEIEQTQVTQGMRVWKLYSHGFFVRTRSVSFSFDIVPGGGDPAFAISDDQIRRLAAQSDATFISHWHQDHASKEVARAFLAAGKPVVAPPNLWDDDAEFSTKLTYAKRGSKAEPLKLANKQSVLQVIAYPGHQGPKVLNNVYLVKTPEGLSVAQTGDQWATERNDVDYNIFREMGTHRIDVLIPNVWTIHLPEIIAMVQPKLVIPGHENEMAHVVPHREDYTQSYTRLSPVTVPYLIMGWGESYQYSRPGTSPKH, from the coding sequence ATGATGTGCTTTGCGGTTGTATTGGGCTTGGTCCCGGTGGTGATGGCTCAGGCAGACGATGCGCCCAAGCCGGAGTTTGTCTCCTCGGCTCGCCGCCTGCTCACGGCCCCCGAACTGAAGGACGCTCCCGACGAGTGGATCGTGCGATCGCAGCAATGGGTGGACTACATCCTGAAGCAATATCCGCCATCGGTTCCTGATGCGCCCGTACGCCATGCGGCATTAATTCGTATGGATGACATTCTGCATATTGAATCCGCCCCGCATAAGAAAGTTGTGCAGCAGTTCTATCAGCAGCGCATGGAGCAGGCGATTCAAGAGATTGAGCAAACCCAGGTGACCCAAGGCATGCGGGTATGGAAGCTCTATAGCCACGGGTTCTTTGTGCGTACCAGGTCTGTTTCCTTCTCCTTCGATATTGTTCCGGGCGGCGGCGATCCCGCGTTTGCAATCTCGGACGACCAAATTCGCAGGCTGGCCGCTCAGTCCGATGCAACGTTCATCAGTCATTGGCACCAGGATCACGCGAGCAAGGAAGTGGCGCGTGCGTTTCTCGCAGCAGGCAAGCCGGTCGTAGCTCCTCCAAATTTGTGGGACGATGATGCGGAGTTCTCCACCAAGCTTACCTATGCGAAACGGGGAAGCAAGGCTGAACCTCTGAAGCTTGCGAACAAACAGTCTGTCTTGCAAGTGATCGCATATCCCGGACACCAGGGGCCGAAGGTTTTGAATAACGTCTACCTGGTGAAAACGCCGGAAGGCCTGTCCGTAGCGCAGACGGGCGACCAGTGGGCGACCGAGCGAAACGATGTGGACTACAACATCTTTCGCGAGATGGGAACGCACCGCATCGACGTGCTCATTCCTAATGTGTGGACCATTCATCTACCGGAGATCATCGCGATGGTCCAGCCAAAGCTGGTGATTCCGGGCCACGAAAACGAAATGGCGCACGTGGTACCGCATCGTGAGGACTATACGCAGTCATACACGCGTTTATCTCCGGTCACTGTGCCGTACCTGATCATGGGCTGGGGAGAGAGTTACCAGTACTCCCGGCCTGGAACTTCTCCCAAACACTAA
- a CDS encoding RNA polymerase sigma factor — protein sequence MDQYSTPCPTGRIVALTDMYLNRRSLLKGIAHSILRNEADAEDALQEAYYKAMNRIGQLADEKALLGWLCMIVRNHSLQMLRSRRVRQAGSIDTEPEMRFAVESLTTTEHESPEHICMEREMLSRTMARLDLLPANMKATVTMHYLSEMSLNEIAQSEGHSIPALKSYLYRGRKILRGGHVATPKREESACA from the coding sequence ATGGATCAGTACTCGACTCCCTGTCCGACGGGACGTATCGTTGCCCTCACGGACATGTATCTGAATCGCCGCTCATTGCTCAAAGGCATCGCCCACTCGATTCTTCGCAACGAGGCCGATGCCGAAGACGCACTGCAGGAAGCCTATTACAAGGCCATGAATCGTATCGGCCAGCTTGCTGACGAAAAAGCCCTGCTCGGCTGGCTCTGCATGATCGTCCGCAACCACTCGCTGCAGATGCTGCGCAGCCGCCGCGTACGCCAGGCTGGCTCCATCGACACGGAGCCGGAGATGCGCTTTGCCGTCGAATCTCTGACCACCACCGAGCACGAGTCCCCTGAACACATCTGCATGGAACGCGAGATGTTGAGCCGCACCATGGCCCGGCTGGATCTTTTGCCCGCCAACATGAAGGCCACCGTCACCATGCACTACCTGTCAGAGATGAGCTTGAACGAGATCGCGCAGAGCGAGGGACACTCCATTCCCGCGCTCAAGAGCTACCTCTACCGTGGCCGCAAAATACTTCGGGGCGGCCATGTGGCCACCCCGAAGCGTGAAGAATCTGCCTGTGCATAA
- a CDS encoding RNA polymerase sigma factor, whose product MGGNAPLNPGLPLERTSAELEEEVDPAVWNRVFSYARSLVSSRAEAEDLTQDVFVVLFKERRAGRPVEQVGAWMRTVARHLAYRRFHRQRPDLHISLDATAGDNQRSPFELEDTAPSPERQVIDKRLLQLSARIIYEFAERDRECILMYFRGYDFLQIATVLGVSRWTARRLTLKALRRFQARMHSSQTE is encoded by the coding sequence ATGGGCGGTAATGCACCGCTGAATCCTGGCCTGCCGCTGGAGAGAACCTCCGCGGAGCTGGAAGAAGAGGTTGATCCAGCGGTCTGGAACCGGGTTTTCAGCTACGCCCGCTCGCTGGTAAGCAGCAGGGCAGAGGCTGAGGATCTGACACAGGACGTATTTGTGGTTCTGTTCAAAGAGCGCCGCGCCGGACGACCGGTGGAACAGGTAGGGGCCTGGATGCGTACTGTTGCGCGGCACCTGGCTTACAGGCGCTTTCACCGGCAGCGCCCTGACCTGCATATCTCTCTGGACGCCACGGCTGGGGACAATCAGAGAAGCCCCTTCGAACTGGAAGATACCGCTCCATCGCCCGAGCGGCAGGTAATCGACAAACGCCTGCTGCAGCTGAGTGCCAGGATCATCTACGAATTTGCGGAGCGGGACCGCGAATGTATCCTGATGTACTTCCGCGGATATGATTTTCTGCAGATCGCGACGGTCCTGGGTGTTTCTCGCTGGACCGCGCGCAGGCTTACCTTGAAGGCTCTGAGAAGATTTCAGGCGAGGATGCACTCATCGCAAACGGAATGA